Proteins from a single region of Antechinus flavipes isolate AdamAnt ecotype Samford, QLD, Australia chromosome 2, AdamAnt_v2, whole genome shotgun sequence:
- the TP53INP2 gene encoding tumor protein p53-inducible nuclear protein 2 isoform X2: MFQRLTSLFFSTSPPSEEPPSPKAFICPENEEEVDGWLIIDLPEGPELGPAHLESSPLEDLLIEHPSMSVYVTGSTIVLEPGPDRSLTPPRSPPPARAGHREVVQSRRDPGPRHHTASMPPRTAVLEKASQARWVQRARQKADRQRLSPKVVQRQNRIRERHPRRSKHQGSFLHQPCQRQFNY; this comes from the exons ATGTTCCAGCGACTCACCAGCCTCTTCTTTAGCACCAGCCCACCATCTGAGGAGCCTCCCTCCCCCAAAGCCTTCATCTGCCCTGAGAATGAGGAAGAAGTGGATGGCTGGCTTATTATTGACCTGCCTG AGGGGCCTGAGCTGGGGCCTGCCCACCTGGAGAGCAGCCCCTTGGAGGACCTGCTCATCGAGCACCCCAGTATGTCTGTCTATGTCACTGGCAGTACCATCGTCCTGGAGCCTGGACCCGACCGGAGCCTGACCCCTCCCCGGAGCCCACCTCCAGCCAGAGCTGGCCACCG GGAGGTCGTGCAATCCCGACGGGATCCAGGCCCCAGGCACCACACAGCCTCGATGCCCCCTCGGACGGCGGTGCTGGAAAAGGCCAGTCAGGCCCGGTGGGTGCAACGGGCGCGCCAGAAGGCTGACCGGCAGAGGCTGAGCCCCAAGGTGGTCCAGCGGCAGAACCGTATTCGAGAGCGCCATCCCCGCCGGTCTAAGCACCAGGGCAGCTTTCTCCACCAGCCGTGCCAGCGCCAGTTCAATTACTGA
- the TP53INP2 gene encoding tumor protein p53-inducible nuclear protein 2 isoform X1 yields the protein MFQRLTSLFFSTSPPSEEPPSPKAFICPENEEEVDGWLIIDLPDSFAAPPSPKAAPPCLLDESWFVTPPACFTAEGPELGPAHLESSPLEDLLIEHPSMSVYVTGSTIVLEPGPDRSLTPPRSPPPARAGHREVVQSRRDPGPRHHTASMPPRTAVLEKASQARWVQRARQKADRQRLSPKVVQRQNRIRERHPRRSKHQGSFLHQPCQRQFNY from the exons ATGTTCCAGCGACTCACCAGCCTCTTCTTTAGCACCAGCCCACCATCTGAGGAGCCTCCCTCCCCCAAAGCCTTCATCTGCCCTGAGAATGAGGAAGAAGTGGATGGCTGGCTTATTATTGACCTGCCTG ataGTTTTGCTGCCCCACCAAGTCCCAAAGCAGCCCCCCCCTGCTTGCTGGATGAGAGCTGGTTTGTTACCCCTCCCGCCTGTTTCACTGCAGAGGGGCCTGAGCTGGGGCCTGCCCACCTGGAGAGCAGCCCCTTGGAGGACCTGCTCATCGAGCACCCCAGTATGTCTGTCTATGTCACTGGCAGTACCATCGTCCTGGAGCCTGGACCCGACCGGAGCCTGACCCCTCCCCGGAGCCCACCTCCAGCCAGAGCTGGCCACCG GGAGGTCGTGCAATCCCGACGGGATCCAGGCCCCAGGCACCACACAGCCTCGATGCCCCCTCGGACGGCGGTGCTGGAAAAGGCCAGTCAGGCCCGGTGGGTGCAACGGGCGCGCCAGAAGGCTGACCGGCAGAGGCTGAGCCCCAAGGTGGTCCAGCGGCAGAACCGTATTCGAGAGCGCCATCCCCGCCGGTCTAAGCACCAGGGCAGCTTTCTCCACCAGCCGTGCCAGCGCCAGTTCAATTACTGA